The following nucleotide sequence is from Luteitalea sp..
GGTTTCAGTGACGACGGCGGCACCGAGCCAGTCAGGGGGCACATCAGGACCGACCTCGACCACGACGGCCGACAGCTCGTGGCCCATGGTCACCGGTGGCACGCTCCGGAACTCACCCGCCTCGATGTGCAGGTCCGTGCCGCACACGCCGGCTCCGTGTACTTCCACCAGCACTTCGCCTGGCCCAGGAGCCCGTTCGGGGCGTTCTGCGATCGCAACGTGACCCGGTCCAGGGGCGAGCTTCGTCAGACCCTTCATGCTGTCACCTTCATCGCCCCTCGACTCCGCTCGGGGCGCCCTGAGCTTGCCGAAGGGGCGTCACACCTCCGACGTTCCGGATGCCGCGGCCTTGCCTCTGAACCTCACTCTCGCTCCTTGTCCCTCGCCCCTTGTTTTAAGCCCCTTCCGCTCGCAGCGCCTCGACCACGGCGGCGACCTGGCGATTGGTCTCCTCGAATGGGACGGCGGTGTGGACGACGAAGTCGGCGCCCGCCTCCTTCTGATCGATTGGCCATTGGGTGGCGAGACGTTGCTCGGCCTCCTCGCGACTCAGATGGTCTCGCGTCATCATCCGTTCGATTTGGACATCTCGCGGACAGGAGGTCACCACGATCCGGTGGAACTCGTTCTCGTGGCCTGTCTCGAAGAGGAGCGGGATGTCAGCGACCCCCAGGCGTGCGCCGTCTTGGTCCAGGTGTGCGAACGCCGCATCGATGGCCCGGTAGACCGCGGGGTGAATGATCTGTTCGAGATCGCGGCGCGCCCCCTCGTTGCTGAAGATCTGCTGCCCGAGGCGCCCACGATCGAGGGTGCCGTCGGGCCTCAGGAGCTCGCGACCAAATCGTTCCACGATCGCGGCGAGGCCCGGCGTGCCCGGCCGAACGACCTCCCGAGCCAGGACGTCGGCGTCGATCGTGGCGAGACCGTGTGTCGCGAACAGGCGCAGCACGTAGCTCTTGCCACTGGCGATTCCACCGGTGAGCGCCACACGTAACATCGGTTCTACGTGGCGATCTCGTCTCGCTCCTTGGCGGGGGACAATCGATCTTCCACGAAGGAGTTCCACTCATGACAGTGCGGGCATCGCCAGAGGAGCTCGTCGCTCCGGTAGCGGCAGCGCACACAGATATGCGGGTCACGGTAGAACACCGCGTCCTGACTCTGTTCCATGTAGCTCTTCACCCGTGTCCGGTCGAGACCGAGCTGCATGAGTGTCTCCCAGACGGCTTGATGGACGCCGAGCGCGTGCGGATTGTTGCGGAGCGCCGCCAGCAAGACCTCGAAGGCCGCCGAGGGTGCCCCGTGCGCGGCGAGGTGC
It contains:
- a CDS encoding dephospho-CoA kinase; the protein is MLRVALTGGIASGKSYVLRLFATHGLATIDADVLAREVVRPGTPGLAAIVERFGRELLRPDGTLDRGRLGQQIFSNEGARRDLEQIIHPAVYRAIDAAFAHLDQDGARLGVADIPLLFETGHENEFHRIVVTSCPRDVQIERMMTRDHLSREEAEQRLATQWPIDQKEAGADFVVHTAVPFEETNRQVAAVVEALRAEGA